DNA from Halomonas sp. GFAJ-1:
AGCTCTGGATATTGACCTAGTGCTCGAGTGCTCTGGCAGCTTCAAAGATCGTGCCACGGCGGAACTACATCTGGCAGCAGGCGCTAAGCGGCTACTGTTTTCTCAGCCCGCTGAAAGCGATGTGGATGCCACGATTGTGTGGGGCATTAACGAACACAAGCTAGCGCTTTCCCAGCGCATTCTTTCGGCAGCCTCTTGCACAACCAACTGCTTAGTGCCGCTGCTGACCGTACTGGATGAAGCGCTCGAACTGGAGCACGGTGTCACCACCACCATCCATTCGGCCATGAATGACCAGCCGGTGATTGATGCTTACCATCAAACCGATTTGCGGCTGACCCGATCTGCCATGCAGTCGATCGTACCGGTAGACACCGGCTTAGCTGTGGGCATCAGCCGCCTGATGCCAAGCTTAGCCGGGCGTTTTGAGTGCTTGCATGTGCGTGTACCGACCATCAATGTATCAGCGATGGATGTGGCATTAAGTGTGCGCCGAGATACGACTGCCGAACAGGTCAACGCTCTGCTGCGTACCGCCAGTGCGGAGCGACTTGCCGGTGTACTCGGCTATACGGAAGCTCCCATGGCATCGATTGATTTTAATCACGACCCGCGCTCTGGCATCCTAGACGCCACCCAAACGCGCGTCGCAGGCACGCGCTTGATTAAACTGCTGTGCTGGTTTGACAACGAATGGGGCTTCGCCAACCGCATGCTGGATATCAGCCAGCGGTTGGCGTCTCTAGAAGCGGGACACGCTGACTAGGGCTACATCACTACTTTTCACCTGTTTGAACACGAGGAAATCACTCGCATGAACGTGCAAAAAATGACTGACCTGCCCCTGGAAGGGCAGCGTGTGCTAATTCGTGAAGATTTGAATGTACCCATCAAGCATGGCCGTGTTTCCAGCGATGCGCGCCTGCGGGCAGCGCTGCCGACCATTCAAGCGGCGGCCAACGCAGGTGCAAAGGTCATGCTGATGAGCCACCTAGGCCGCCCCACTGAAGGCGAACCTAGCGAAGAGTTTTCCCTAGCGCCGGTGGCCGAACGCTTAGGAGAGCTTCTGGGCCGCCCGGTTACGCTTATTAGCGAGTATTTAGACACCGCGCTGGACCTGGCCAACGGCGAAGTCGTACTCCTTGAGAATGTGCGCTTCAATACTGGCGAAAAGAAGGACGACGAGCAGTTGGCCAAGCAGTATGCAGAACTGTGTGACGTATTTGTGATGGATGCCTTCGGCACCGCCCACCGCGCCCAGGCCTCAACCCATGGTGTTGCCCGCTTTGCCCCACAAGCCTGCGCAGGGCCCTTGCTTGCCCAAGAACTCGACGCCCTTGAAAAAGCACTGGCGAACCCTGCTCGCCCGATGGCAGCGATTGTCGGCGGCTCTAAAGTCTCCACCAAGTTAGATGTGCTCACCGCGCTTGCTGACAAGTGCGATCAGTTGATCGTTGGCGGCGGCATCGCCAACACCTTTATTGCCGCGGCAGGCTATAATGTGGGCAAATCACTCTTTGAGGCGGATTTAATCGGCCAAGCAAAAGCCTTGATGGAAAAAGTCGCCATCCCGCTGCCAACTGACGTAGTCGTTGCCACTGAATTTTCAGAGTCTGCCGAGGCGGTGGTCAAGCCAGTTGATCAGGTCGCTGATAACGAAATGATTTTGGATATTGGCCCAGACACCGCCGCCCACCTCGCCAGCTTGCTGAAAGATGCAGGTACTATTTTGTGGAACGGCCCGGTGGGCGTATTTGAAATTGACCAGTTTGGTAACGGCACTCGGGTAATCGCTCATGCTATCGCCGATAGCGCGGGTTTCTCGATTGCTGGCGGCGGTGATACCTTAGCGGCCATCGATAAATATGCCATTGCTGACCGTGTTTCCTATATTTCCACAGGGGGTGGTGCGTTTCTTGAGTACGTTGAAGGCAAGCAGTTGCCTGCCGTCACCGCGCTCGAAGCAGCTGCCCAACGCGGTTAATACGCATCGCGCTGAACCTGCACGCTCATAGCATCTGTGCACATAGACAACCCCGATTCAAAAACATACATAAGGTGACCCCATGGCTTTGATCAGCATGCGTCAAATGCTCGACCACGCTGCCGAATATGGCTACGGCATTCCAGCATTCAACGTTAATAACCTTGAGCAGATGCGCGCCATTATGGAAGCTGCTGATGCCACCGACTCTCCGGTGATCGTGCAGGCTTCTGCCGGCGCACGCAAATACGCCGGTGCCCCTTTCCTGCGCCACCTGATTTTGGCAGCGGTGGAAGAGTTCCCGCA
Protein-coding regions in this window:
- a CDS encoding phosphoglycerate kinase, whose translation is MNVQKMTDLPLEGQRVLIREDLNVPIKHGRVSSDARLRAALPTIQAAANAGAKVMLMSHLGRPTEGEPSEEFSLAPVAERLGELLGRPVTLISEYLDTALDLANGEVVLLENVRFNTGEKKDDEQLAKQYAELCDVFVMDAFGTAHRAQASTHGVARFAPQACAGPLLAQELDALEKALANPARPMAAIVGGSKVSTKLDVLTALADKCDQLIVGGGIANTFIAAAGYNVGKSLFEADLIGQAKALMEKVAIPLPTDVVVATEFSESAEAVVKPVDQVADNEMILDIGPDTAAHLASLLKDAGTILWNGPVGVFEIDQFGNGTRVIAHAIADSAGFSIAGGGDTLAAIDKYAIADRVSYISTGGGAFLEYVEGKQLPAVTALEAAAQRG
- the gapA gene encoding erythrose-4-phosphate dehydrogenase (required for glycolysis; catalyzes the formation of 3-phospho-D-glyceroyl phosphate from D-glyceraldehyde 3-phosphate) codes for the protein MANSTPTYRIAINGYGRIGQCVLRALVERNHPELEVVAINELSDLATITYLTRYDTTHGRFPGDVDHDGEALLINGQRIHVLCEPDPKALPWAALDIDLVLECSGSFKDRATAELHLAAGAKRLLFSQPAESDVDATIVWGINEHKLALSQRILSAASCTTNCLVPLLTVLDEALELEHGVTTTIHSAMNDQPVIDAYHQTDLRLTRSAMQSIVPVDTGLAVGISRLMPSLAGRFECLHVRVPTINVSAMDVALSVRRDTTAEQVNALLRTASAERLAGVLGYTEAPMASIDFNHDPRSGILDATQTRVAGTRLIKLLCWFDNEWGFANRMLDISQRLASLEAGHAD